One part of the Pirellulales bacterium genome encodes these proteins:
- a CDS encoding 2-isopropylmalate synthase, giving the protein MSTAASSRRIRIFDTTLRDGEQSPGASMNLAEKLEIAQALVDLGVDIIEAGFPIASPGDFESVREIAGTIRGATICGLARCNDSDIDRAWEALKHASSPRIHVFLATSAIHREFKLKMDKDEIIRRAVAGVQRAVGYCDDVEFSPEDAARTELDFLCQVVEAAIAAGATTVNIPDTVGYATPAHFGNVIKNLRQRVPNIDKAVISVHCHNDLGLAVANSLAGVENGAGQIECTINGIGERAGNCSLEEIVMALRTRHDYYQAETRINTQRLVPTSRLVSSITGLQVQRNKAIVGRNAFAHEAGIHQDGMLKEPRTYEIMRPEDVGFAKTDLVLGKHSGRAALADRAKALGYHLTAEQLQTVFEQFKLLADKKKEIYDGDIAALCEQQFQTATDQWTLESYKIICGSDEKPQVTLRLRHGVQDFGESMACGDGPVDAIFLAIEKLTGVSVVCRDFRVHSVTVGKDAQGEVNVEVEYQGHTYRGRGVSTDSVEASAKAFLNAINKISIAPGDRLHPQR; this is encoded by the coding sequence ATGTCCACCGCCGCTAGCTCCCGCCGCATCCGGATTTTTGACACCACTCTGCGAGATGGCGAGCAATCGCCCGGAGCCAGCATGAATCTGGCGGAGAAGCTGGAAATCGCGCAGGCCTTGGTCGACTTGGGTGTGGATATTATCGAGGCGGGATTTCCAATTGCCTCGCCGGGGGACTTTGAATCGGTGCGGGAGATTGCCGGCACCATTCGCGGGGCGACGATTTGTGGGTTGGCCCGCTGCAACGACAGCGATATCGACCGCGCGTGGGAAGCGCTCAAGCATGCCTCCAGCCCGCGCATCCACGTCTTTTTGGCCACCAGCGCCATCCATCGCGAGTTTAAACTCAAAATGGATAAGGACGAAATCATCCGCCGCGCGGTGGCGGGGGTTCAGCGGGCCGTTGGTTATTGCGACGATGTGGAATTCTCGCCAGAGGATGCCGCACGGACCGAGTTGGACTTTTTATGCCAAGTGGTCGAAGCCGCGATTGCCGCCGGAGCAACCACGGTCAATATTCCCGACACGGTTGGATACGCCACGCCCGCGCATTTTGGAAATGTGATCAAAAATCTCCGCCAACGCGTTCCCAATATCGACAAAGCCGTGATCAGCGTCCACTGTCATAACGACTTGGGCTTGGCCGTGGCGAATAGCCTGGCGGGGGTAGAAAATGGAGCGGGACAGATCGAATGCACGATCAACGGTATTGGCGAGCGGGCGGGAAATTGCTCGCTGGAGGAAATTGTGATGGCCCTGCGCACGCGTCACGATTATTACCAGGCCGAAACGCGCATCAACACCCAGCGGTTGGTGCCGACCAGTCGGCTGGTATCGAGCATTACCGGCTTGCAGGTTCAGCGTAACAAAGCGATTGTGGGACGCAATGCCTTTGCCCACGAGGCGGGGATTCACCAGGATGGCATGCTGAAGGAACCGCGGACGTATGAGATTATGCGGCCAGAGGATGTCGGCTTTGCCAAGACGGACCTGGTTTTGGGCAAGCATAGCGGGCGGGCGGCGTTGGCGGACCGGGCCAAGGCGCTGGGTTATCATTTGACCGCGGAGCAACTGCAAACGGTGTTTGAACAGTTCAAATTACTGGCCGATAAGAAAAAAGAGATCTACGATGGCGACATCGCCGCCCTGTGCGAGCAGCAATTCCAGACTGCGACCGACCAATGGACGCTGGAAAGCTATAAAATCATTTGTGGCAGCGACGAAAAGCCCCAGGTCACGCTCCGTTTGCGGCATGGGGTTCAGGACTTTGGCGAATCGATGGCCTGCGGCGACGGACCGGTCGATGCGATTTTCTTAGCCATCGAAAAGCTGACCGGAGTTTCCGTGGTGTGCCGCGATTTTCGCGTGCATAGCGTCACCGTGGGAAAAGACGCCCAAGGCGAAGTGAATGTCGAAGTCGAATACCAAGGGCACACTTATCGGGGTCGCGGAGTCTCGACCGATAGCGTGGAAGCGAGCGCAAAAGCGTTTTTGAACGCGATTAATAAAATCTCCATCGCTCCCGGCGATCGGCTGCATCCGCAGCGATAA